A genomic region of Dactylococcopsis salina PCC 8305 contains the following coding sequences:
- a CDS encoding DEAD/DEAH box helicase family protein: protein MQLKDQNAPKGIVAIIVYPMNALAEDQLGRLRELLAGQGITFGMYVGKTPEKTADAPGKRLKTGSSKKDYQAALKKAQNREQNQTIYPPEEELVVLLAVKQKDKQAGKLTSCVAAGQASGRQSLGRYREPIREIRATTVSDVHVLSQNLIHHAERKRLLVFADNRQDAAFQAGWMQDHARRYRLRSFMLD, encoded by the coding sequence CTGCAACTCAAAGACCAGAACGCCCCAAAAGGAATTGTAGCAATTATTGTTTATCCCATGAATGCTCTTGCAGAAGATCAATTGGGACGTTTAAGGGAACTTCTCGCGGGACAAGGAATTACCTTTGGGATGTATGTGGGGAAAACTCCAGAAAAGACGGCTGATGCACCTGGAAAACGCCTCAAAACAGGGTCATCGAAGAAGGATTATCAAGCAGCACTCAAAAAAGCCCAAAACCGTGAACAAAACCAGACTATTTACCCGCCAGAGGAAGAGTTGGTCGTTCTCTTAGCCGTTAAGCAAAAAGACAAACAAGCAGGAAAACTCACCAGTTGCGTGGCGGCGGGTCAAGCGTCGGGAAGACAGAGTTTAGGACGATATCGAGAACCGATCCGAGAAATTCGCGCCACAACGGTTTCTGATGTTCATGTTCTCAGCCAAAACCTAATTCACCATGCGGAACGGAAACGGCTGTTAGTCTTTGCGGATAACCGTCAAGATGCAGCGTTTCAAGCGGGATGGATGCAAGATCACGCGAGACGCTATCGCTTGCGATCTTTTATGCTGGATTAA